A single region of the Zootoca vivipara chromosome 2, rZooViv1.1, whole genome shotgun sequence genome encodes:
- the SUOX gene encoding sulfite oxidase, mitochondrial has protein sequence MLLSKPSRNGFCILHRTHWLREMPWRPHLPACMAWTTSRNHGTWNDAGSTRRRVMVAAGAGLGIGTILAYGDHRRRAAEPETPAPAAGPPFPVFTRKEVARHNSEANRVWVTYGSDVFDITDFVEVHPGGKSKILLAAGGALEPFWALYAMHKQEHVLEILRGYKVGELSPEEPPQPIPGDPYAEDPQRHPALRINTLKPFNAEPPLELIAENYLTPNPLFFKRNHFAVPVVDPATYRLQVQSSSGRTVSLSLQDLKRRFPKHEVTATLQCAGNRRAEMNAIKNTNRLGWGVGAISNARWGGARLRDVLAEAGYRPSDEGHVCFEGLDKDQSGTVYGASIPFKKAMSPDGDVLLAYEMNGEELPRDNGFPLRVIVPGIVGARNVKWLARITVGPEESQSHWQQKDYKGFSPSVTWDNVDFSSAPAIQEMPVQSAITEPGPGACVCPGELTVKGYAWSGGGRRVIRVDVSLDGGKSWQVAKLTGKEQLPGRAWAWQLWQLDACVPEGTKELDIVCKAVDASYNDQPDTVVAIWNILGVLNSAWHRVHVNVGEE, from the exons ATGCTGCTGTCCAAACCCAGCAGGAATGGCTTCTGCATCCTTCACAGAACACACTG GttgagagagatgccttggagGCCCCACCTTCCAGCCTGCATGGCTTGGACAACCTCCCGCAACCATGGCACTTGGAACGATGCTGGCAGCACAAGGCGCAGGGTCATGGTAGCAGCAGGGGCCGGGCTGGGCATAGGCACCATCTTGGCTTATGGAGATCACCGTCGGCGG GCAGCTGAGCCTGAGACCCCAGCGCCCGCAGCTGGACCCCCATTTCCGGTCTTTACCCGGAAGGAGGTGGCTCGCCACAACAGTGAAGCGAACCGGGTGTGGGTGACCTACGGCAGCGACGTTTTTGACATCACAGACTTCGTAGAGGTGCACCCTGGAGGCAAAAGTAAGATCCTCCTGGCAGCAGGGGGTGCTCTGGAACCGTTCTGGGCCCTCTACGCCATGCACAAACAGGAACATGTGCTGGAGATCCTTCGCGGGTACAAAGTGGGGGAGCTGAGCCCCGAGGAGCCTCCGCAGCCAATCCCGGGAGACCCATATGCTGAGGATCCCCAGCGGCACCCCGCCCTCCGGATCAACACCTTGAAGCCCTTCAACGCAGAACCCCCCCTGGAGCTGATTGCCGAGAACTACCTGACTCCCAACCCGCTCTTCTTCAAGCGCAACCACTTCGCCGTGCCTGTGGTGGACCCGGCCACCTACCGGCTGCAAGTACAGAGTTCCAGTGGGCGGACGGTGTCCCTATCTCTGCAGGACTTGAAGAGGAGATTCCCCAAGCACGAGGTGACCGCCACGCTGCAGTGCGCTGGCAATCGCCGGGCCGAGATGAACGCGATCAAGAACACCAACCGGCTGGGCTGGGGCGTCGGGGCCATTAGCAACGCGCGCTGGGGCGGTGCCCGGCTCCGGGATGTCCTGGCAGAAGCCGGGTACAGACCCAGCGACGAGGGGCACGTCTGCTTTGAGGGGCTGGACAAGGATCAGAGCGGCACCGTTTACGGGGCCTCCATCCCTTTTAAGAAGGCCATGAGTCCTGATGGGGACGTCCTCTTGGCTTATGAGATGAACGGGGAGGAGCTGCCCCGGGACAACGGGTTCCCCCTCCGAGTCATTGTTCCGGGGATAGTCGGAGCGCGGAACGTCAAGTGGCTGGCCCGGATCACGGTGGGCCCGGAAGAAAGCCAAAGCCACTGGCAGCAGAAGGACTACAAAGGATTCTCCCCTTCTGTCACGTGGGACAATGTGGACTTCTCCAGCGCCCCTGCCATCCAAGAGATGCCCGTGCAGTCAGCAATCACCGAGCCGGGCCCGGGTGCCTGCGTCTGCCCTGGGGAGCTCACAGTGAAGGGCTACGCTTGGAGCGGAGGGGGGCGAAGAGTGATCCGCGTCGATGTTTCGCTGGACGGTGGGAAGAGCTGGCAGGTGGCCAAGCTAACTGGGAAGGAGCAGCTGCCTGGTCGAGCCTGGGCATGGCAGCTGTGGCAGCTGGATGCCTGCGTGCCCGAAGGCACCAAAGAGCTGGACATTGTTTGCAAGGCTGTGGACGCCAGCTACAACGACCAGCCGGACACAGTGGTGGCCATCTGGAACATTTTGGGAGTGCTCAACAGCGCATGGCATCGGGTCCACGTCAACGTGGGCGAGGAGTAA